Below is a genomic region from Rhizobium sp. 007.
GCTAACAAGGAGTCGATGGCACCCGCGGTTCCGCCAGCCGGTACGCGGGACGAGAACGAGCGACCTATCGTCGACCCGGTGACCGGCGTCGCCCTTTGATCCGTCATGAAATCGGTAGCTCCGTGCATATCCGAATATCGGCCTTGAAGTCGCATTGGGCGCGGCGGCGCACAAATTGGCTACTCTGGTAGGTGCCGCATTTGCGACGCCCAGCCGGTGGTGCGAGCCGACATGATCGTCTTGTCTCTACAGTCAATATTTCTAGCACGCGTCGTGCATCGGCGAGGCCCATCCGGAATTGCTGTTGTGGTTCGATCCTTTGCTCCGCGGTCTCCCTGCGACTATGCCGCTATGCTAATATATGAAGCCTCGCGAGCTAAAAATTGTGAGGGGCGTCTTGAGCGCGAGTAGGCTCAATTTCGGACGTCAGAAAAGTTCAGCAGTCGCCTTGAACCTGAGAGGACAGGCAGGTGGACGTTGCCAACTGGTTGCGCTCATTGAAGCTCCAGCAGTACATCGATGCGTTTCGAGACAACGCGATAGATGGTGATGTCCTGCGTGACCTAACAGATCAGGATCTGCGCCACCTGGGTGTCTCAGCGCTCGGCCACCGCAAGAAGCTTCTTGACGCCATCAGGATATTAAGAACACCTCGCGACGAGGATCGGCCGGCCCTGGCACCGCGCAGGGTGGATAGCGAGCGTCGGCAGGTAACTGTAATCTTTGTAGACATGGTTGGATTTACGGCCCTCAGTCGAGAGCTCGACCCTGAAGAACTGCATGAGCTTGTGGACGCTTTCTTCGAGCGTGTTGATCCTATTATCGTGAATCACGGCGGATACCTGAACAAGCACATCGGTGACTGCGTGATGGGGGTCTTCGGTGCACCCATAGCGTACGGAAACGACGCGCTTCGTGCAGTACATGCGGCGTTGGAAATACGCGATACTGTTTCAGAACTCGCGGAGTTTCACGGCCGCAGGCTCCAGGTTCATGCGGGAGTCGCGGGTGGTCAGGTCATTGCAAGCACGACTGGGAGCGCCAGCCACCACGAATACACGGTTACGGGCGAGTCCGTGAACCTCGCTTCGCGACTCGCGGCCGCGGCACTGCCTGATGATATCCTTATTTCCGATGCCGTCATGAGAACCACGCGTGGCAAGATTGACTGCCTGGACGCGGGTTTTCTGACCGTGAAAGGGTTCGCAGAACCTGTAAGAGCATGGCAATTACTTCGATGCACGACGGAGGTTTCTGCTAAAGCAGGACCACTCGTTGGCCGTCAGGCAGAGCTTCAGATTTTCACGGCAGCAGCCGCGGGATGTCGATCATCTGGCCGAGGCCAGGCGTTTTTCGTCCGCGGCGAGGCTGGAATTGGCAAGACTCGATTGGTCGAGGAGTTCCAACGAGTCGCGCAGGACCATGGTTTTGATTGCCATACGACCCTCGTTCTCGACTTTGGAAGTGGCGCGGGGCGTGACGCGATTGGCGCTCTGGTACGCAGCCTTCTGAACATCAGCTTGGCCGATACGGCGTCGGCGAGATGCTCTGCCCTTGAACTGGCACACGCCAAAGGACTCGTCGATCAAGACGAAGTCGTCTTCCTGAACGATCTCCTTGATCTGCCTCAGCCCCCCGAGCTTCGAGTTCTCGTGAATGCCATGGACAACCAGACCCTGCGGGCGGGCAGGATCACGGCCGTCACAGGCCTGGTACAGCGAACAAGCCTCGAGCGGCCTGTCCTCATCGTCGTCGAGGATATTCATTGGGCCGATGAGATGACACTCGCCCATCTCGCGGCAATCGCGGCCGCGTCCGCTCGTTGCATGACTATCGTTGCCATGACCTCGCGCGGTGAAGGCGATCCTCTTGGGTCCACGTGGCGCGAGCAAGTTGCCGAAGTGCCGCTGGTGACGCTCGATCTCGGACCTCTGCCGCTCGAAGATGCACGTGCGCTCGCGAGCGGACTGCTCGCGACGAGCGGCAGCTTCGTGGAACGCTGCGTCGAGCGGGCCGCAGGAAATCCGCTGTTCCTCGAACAGCTCCTCGCCGAGACGCAGCAAAAGGTTGGGACCGTGGAAGTTCCCGGCTCGGTGCAGAGCCTCATGCAGGCTCGGCTTGACCGGCTCGACAGCGATAACAAGACGGCTCTCCAGACTGCTTCCGTTCTGGGCCAGAGGTTCGAGCTTGGGGCTTTGCGGCATCTCCTGGGGGATTCTAGTTACACTCCAAACCATCTGTTCGAGCATCGCCTCCTAAGAGCGCATGGCGAGGCTGTTCTGTTCAGTCATGTGCTGCTTCGTGATGCAGCGTACGAGACGCTGCTGCGGAGTCGGCGACACGACTTGCATCTCGCTGCCGCCGAATGGTTTGCAGCCAATGAAGATGCGGTTTCGCGCGCGGAACATCTCGACCGCGCCGAGGACCCGAGGGCAGCGGCAGCTTACCTGTCAGCAGCTCAGATGCTGGTCGGGAGCTATCGGTACGAGACCGCGCTTCCGCTCGCAGACCGCGGTCTCGAGATTGTCGTTGCCCGAGGCCAACGTTACGAGCTGGCCCACTCCAGGGCCGAAATCCTTGAACGGCTGGGCCGGATCCGGGAAGCAGTGGCAGCCTACGACCTCGCACTGGCGTCAGCGACCGACGATCGAGCTCGGTGCCGCGTCCAGATCGACCGTGCAGGAGCGAGACGCACGATCGACGACATGGACGGAGCGTTCACTGACCTGGAGCAGGCTGAGGGCATCGCTTCACAGCTCGGCCTCGTGGCGGAGCTGGCTCGCATACACTTCCTGCGCGGCAATCTTTACTTTCCGAGCGGCAACACCGAAGCCTGCAGCCGCGAGCACGAGCGGGCGCTGGAGCTGGCGAAGAAGGCGGGTTCGGTCGAGCTCGAAGCGATGGCGATGGGCGGGCTGGCCGACGTCCAATTCGTTCGCGCGAGAATGGTGTCTGCTTACAAGCTGTTTGACCGCTGTGTGCGGCTGGCCCAGGAGCACGGGTTCGTCGGGATTGTTGCGGCTAACCGCCCCATGGCGGCGACAGCGCAATACTACTCAGGTGACACCTCGGCGGCTCTGGACACCGCCCTGCTCGCAATAAATGAGGCGGGGAAGGTTGGGCACAAGCGGGGCGAGAGTCTCGCGCATAACGCCGCCGTCCTCTGTTACCGCGAGCTGCAACAATACAGCAAAGCGTTCGATCACCTGGGCGCAGGCTTGCCGCTGGTGAAATCTCTTGGTGCAAGGCGTCTCCTGGCCGTCGGTCTATATAATCGCGCCAGCCTGCTGCGCCTCACGGGTGACATGGATGGCGCGCTTCATCAAGTGAACGAGGCGCTCGCAATTGCACGCGAGACAGGAATGGCGTTCGCGGGGCCACGCATTTTGGGCGAGCTGGCGTTGATCACCGACGATCCGGAAGTCCGGGCATCGTCGCTCGCGGAGGCAGAGGGACTGCTCGCAAAAGGAGCGGCGGTGCTCAACCAACTGGAGTTTAGGAAATCTGCGATCGAGGCTTGCATCAAGGGGGGCAATTGGGAAGCGGTGGAGCGCCATGCCAACCTGCTCGAGGACTATACCCGCTCAGAACCCCTTGCCTGGGCAGCGCGGATAATCGCTCGAGCGCGAGAGCGGCTGGCGGAGCGTCGATCCGAGCCGACTCGACAACCTCCAGACGACGGATCTTAGACAACAGCCACATGCTGATCGCACGCCTTTTCGGAGCAATTGCGGTCCGCACAAGCCGCTTCTGTTCATCCCCTGGAGCCGCCTCGTGTAAGTCCCAATATCGACGCGCAGGCATTTGAAGCATTTGCTGCAATCGGCGCTCGCCTTATGCGGATAACAGAACGGGTGGTCGCGTCGGCGGAGTGGCCGCTTCTGACGGCACAACGGCGCCATCGCCCCACCTTCATCGGGATCACATTGGCGGACTGCGCGAGGCGGGTTCTGAAGCATTCGCCAAAGCAAGATATGCTGTTAATGCGACTGAGTATGGTTTCTGGATTTCTGATGCCCGAGTAGGCACAGCTACAGAAGGCAACCATCTCCAGGTGTTGGAGCGCGTGAAGCCAGTCGCTGCGAAGACGACGTTCGTCACCAACCAGCAGACCATCGCTCCTGGCATCACGGCAGTATCAGCACCTGGTCATTCGCCGGGACACATGATCTTGCTTGTCGATTCCGAGGGACGTCGCCTCGTGGTCTCTGCTGACACGGTCGTGCACTACGCAGTCGGTCTCCAGCGGCCCAACTGGGAGGTCCGTTTTGACATGGATAAGGCTGGAGCAGCCGTTACCCGACAAAAGGTCCTGGATATGATCGCGACGGATCGGGTACCCTTTATCGGCTACCACATGCCACACCCATCGGTTGGTTTCCTTGAGAAGCGCACCGAGGGCTATCCGTTCGAACCGGCAAGCTACCAGTTCGACATTTGAGAACTCAAGGAGCGAAAGATGTCGCGTAGCTTCGTTGGAAAGCGAGCGTTGGTGACAGGTGGAAGCCTTGGCTTGAGCAGGGCGATAGCGATTTTGCTCGCCCAGGAAGGTGCCGACGTGGCCGTCCATATCAACAATCAAGACACCAGGCTGGCGAAATAGCGGCGATTGTTCGCTCTGTCGCAACGGCCTAGCGGTCCTGGCCGACAGTGGTGAACCCGGCACCGTCAAAGACGGCGATAACGCTTCACAGGACGCGTACAAATGTCGAGGCCATCGAAGGCCTGGACGGTCTGCGTGTCACCGTGGGGATACCCAATAAACGGACGCAACGTCGTAGAATGTGGCAGCCAGAGCCTTCTTCGCTGGGCGCAGACGACCAGACCCTTAACGAATAGGCGAACTAGAGACCTGGCACCAACGACTGTTCCGATAGCGCTCCAGCGATTGCCGAGGAGCCCGCCCCCGCCTTATTCGGCAGCCGCTAGAAAGAAGCTATTTTGTGAGGAAGCGGCTAGATCATGAACCCTGGCTTCAGTCTTGGCGATCAGCTGGTAGAATTCGTCCTGCGCTTCAACGTCCAGCTGGATAACAGCGTTGACATCGTCTGGCGTGTCACAGACGCAGGCGACTGCCGAGATAGGACACACGCCGCCTGGATAACGTTTGCCAGTGCCAGTATAGGCGCGGCGACCCCAGCGTTCCGAATAAACAGTCTCTTCACGGTCGAGGTGCAGAATGGTCCCCTTGCACGCGGTGACCATGGCGGCCTTGCCGTAGGCAAACCAGTGGTAGTTCAACTTTCGCAGTATATATTTGCCTGTGATGTCCTCGCCCGCAAGCTCTGCCGGGTCATTAATCATTCTGATCATGGTGGCTACCTCTTATCGCTCGCTAATATCCGTCAGGACCGTTAGGACGACAAGATAGAAAAACGTAGCATTCGGAGTAACTTAGTCACAAAGTGTTTCCGATTCTTACACTGCTTCGAGCAACCATTCAGAAGCCGGTAGCGTTTGGGAATCGCATGTTGGCCTCTGCCAAAAACAAAGATGAACATATCAAGGCTGTTCAATGGCGAGCTGTATCCAGATCGATCTATCCGGAAACGTCCAAGGAATATTGCTTGAGCCTGACCGGCGGACAGAATGGGGAATCCTTGTTCTCGCCGGATCGAGCGGGCGTGTCGATGTTCCACGTGCTTCGCTCTTCGCCAGCATCGGCGTCACGTCGCTTGCCCTGCGCTGGTTCGGCGGCGAGGGCCAAGCCCCAGGAATCTGTGAAGTCCCGCTGGAGATGTTCGTCCAGGCAATCGACGAACTTGAGAAACGCGGCTGCAAGCTGATCGCCATAGTCGGAACATCAAAAGGTGCGGAAGCTGCTCTGCTTGTCGCTACTCGCGATGAGCGCGTCGACGCAGTCTTGCCATGAGCCCAACGTCCGTTGTCTGGGGAAACATCGGACCGGGCCGTGACGGCATCGCCTGGCCGGAGCGCTCATCGTGGACATGAAAGAGCGAGCCCCTGCCCTTCGTACCCACCGATCCTTCATGGACAAAGGAATACGCGAACGGGCTGGTTTCCTATCGAAGCTTGTTCGAGCACTGTCTTCAACGCTTCGCCAAATCGATTCCGGCTGCCACCATTCCCGTCGAACAAAGCCGGGCTAATATAGTTCTGATCGCTGGCGGTAGTGACGCCCTGTGGCCCTCGGAGAGCTTTGCGAGATCAGTTCTTCATCGCCGACAAATGTTCGCGAAAGAAGCCGAGCTGATTTGCGATCCAGAGGCTGGTCATCGTATCCTCCTTCCAGCGGAAACAACGCCAAGATCGTCACTGCATGCGCACGGGGGCAGCGATGAAGCTGATACGCGACTGGGGAGGGCTGCTTGGGTTGCCTTTGCCAATATTTTGGGCAGGCTCGCATAACCATCGTTTGGACACGCGCTGGTCTCCTGCGCATCTCGCCAGCTCCTGGACCGTCTGCAGGAAAACTGACCGGAAGGTGGCAGCGGGTCTCGAAGGTTTCAATCGTGCCAAACTGGCTGCGAAGGCGTCCCTGCTGGTCAGCGCAGCCGGTCTGCGGTCTCGCCGAGAGTGTCCGCCACATAGGCTCCGCGTGATCCCATCGGCAATGGTGCCCCCGTGGTAGTGTCCTTCGCCGTCTGGTGTTCCAGCTCGGCATTCAGCTCGCCTCCCACGATCAGGATGACGATCGACAGCCAAATCCAGACCAGGAAACCGATCAGCGCACCGAGGGTGCCGTAGGTCGCGTCGTAGTTGGCAAAGTGGTTGAGATAGAACGAAAATCCGACCGACATCGCAAACCATGAAAAGGTCACGAGAAAGGCACCCCACGTCATCCATCGGAGCTTGGCGGGCTCGCGGCTCGGACCGAAGCGGTATACGGCGGTGGTCGCTGCGGCTGCGATCAAAAGCAACAACGGCCACCTCAGAAGCAGGGCCATGTGCTCCTTGAATAGGTCGAGCCAAAGATAGGAAAGCACCACAGGCATGACAGCGACCAGTCCTATTATTGTGGCGGCAGAGAGCATCGCGCCGAAAGTGAAGCACAGCCCTACGAGGTTAAGCTTGACCAGTCCCCGCTTTTCCTTTTCTTCATAGGCCACGTTCATCGCATCGAAGATCGCCAGCGTCCCGCTATGCGTGCTCCACAGGGCGATGGCAAGGCCAACGAAGAAAGTGATGCCAAGCGTCGAATCGCGGCTTTCGGCGAGGCTCTTGATGCGATCGGCGATGAGATCGAACGCGCCCGGCGGAAGCAGTCCTGACAGTTCCCGGAGGTGGCCAGCCATGGTGGCCGGATCTGCAATCAGCCCGTAAAGCGCGACGAGTGCCGACAGCGAGGGGAAAAGACCCAACAAGAGGTAGAACGTCACTCCGGCTGCTATGAGTGTCACACGATCATCGATGACTTCGTGAACCACCCGCCAAAAGACATCGCGCAGGCCCTTCACGGGTATCGCCTCGGGGACGCTTGCGTCCCTTCCTCGACCAGCCTCGAGCTCAGTCTCCACTGATCCGTCTGGCGTGGCTCCATGCGCGCCCTTCAGTGCGACGAGTACACCGCCCACCACGACAAGGAGGGTGGCGACGCTCGACAGCTTAATGTGCGGACGACTGAGCATAGGTAATTCCATTTCAGAGGGTAATTGCGGTTGGCCACGCTTCTTATTGGGATCGCGGTTCCCCTTGCTCACCCTAAGATTTGTCCCCCTCCTCGACCACCCGGCCTTGGAAGCACCATGAACGTCGGACGCGACTGAAACAGCCTTGTTAGAGACGTCGGATGCAATCTTCGGTCATGATCCATCATCGAAGACAGCTGGGCCGCAACCGTGTTTTCTCCGCGTCGGCGGCTTCGCCAAGATGTTCGTGTTTCGGTTTCAGTATGCGGCATGGCGGCCTACCGCATCTCATGAACCATCAATTGGAAGGTTTGTTCCTCTCCGGTGGTATGGTACGTGAAACCTCGCGCCTGCGACCCTCCCTGCGACCCTCTTTGTGTCGGCAGATAGTGAAGAATGGCAGCCATCAAGGAGGTAGCGACCCCACCGTCCCGGACTTTTCCGGTGCCGCGGAAGCACTGTCAGGGAGCCGGCACCAGAGGCGCCAGAATGAGCACAGCAGCGTGCGTCCTATCGGGGTGTGGCGGTTCTACTGCAGGGTCACGTGAGCGGGATACGCACGAGCCATCTCTGGACGTTGCTCGAACGTCCGGCGGAGCAACCGCGCTGCGTCGTCCATGATGAAGACGAGGTCCGTAAGGCGCTCGATCTCCGTGTGAATTCGATATACCTCGACGTCGTCGAGACTTCCACTTCCGATCAGCCTTCTCGCCTTTTCGACCAAGCGTTCTGTCCGGTCGACGATGTCCAGGCTGCGGCGTATAATGACTTCGAGCATGCGTGTCCTCTCGCTTGCATGACGCAGCGTGAGGGAGAATCGATCAACAGGCAATCCCTAAATGTGACTAAAGACGGCCGCGGATACGGTCGTAAAGATCGCGTACTTCGTCGAGAGCCCGGTCGTAGCGTGAACGAGGCGTCGATGATCGAAGACCGGCGATCGCAAAGGCAAACGCACCGGCGACCGCAGCGGCGGCCAGGAGTGATGAAACAGGATAGAGCTTAACCGTTGCTTCAGTCTGACGTGCGGCTTGTCTTGCGCCACCCTTTACGGATTGCGCGGCGTCGGAAATCTGCTGCCGCAACGCCTCCATCTGCTTGCGCAGGGCGCCGATTTCTTCGCGAGGATCATAGTCCGGCTGAGGCGGAATGCCTACCGCGGCGGTGTTGGTGTCGACAATCGCCTTGGGGACGGGCTCGCCGATCTTGGCACCTTTGGCAACCAAGGGCGCGGTGTCGGTTCGTTTGCGAGGCGGCATGGGCGGTCTCCGTGATGTGGTCTTTCCACGTTAACTGGAGCAGCCGGTCCTGCGTTCAAGCGCACTAGCCTGTGGACCTCGCAGTCGAATTGCTGATGACGGAGCGTTTATGCCGCGCAGTCCAGACGGCCCACGAAGCTTCGATCAGCTTCGCGGCGACGTCATTAACCTTCGTGGTCGAGTCCAACGGCTGCGCTGTAGAACGTGTCGTCAGGCAGAACCTCGTAGTAGCGGATCTGCAATGTACCGCTTCGGTAAGGATTGCGACATCCGGCCCTGTCCGACATATACAGCAGCTGTGG
It encodes:
- a CDS encoding adenylate/guanylate cyclase domain-containing protein, whose amino-acid sequence is MDVANWLRSLKLQQYIDAFRDNAIDGDVLRDLTDQDLRHLGVSALGHRKKLLDAIRILRTPRDEDRPALAPRRVDSERRQVTVIFVDMVGFTALSRELDPEELHELVDAFFERVDPIIVNHGGYLNKHIGDCVMGVFGAPIAYGNDALRAVHAALEIRDTVSELAEFHGRRLQVHAGVAGGQVIASTTGSASHHEYTVTGESVNLASRLAAAALPDDILISDAVMRTTRGKIDCLDAGFLTVKGFAEPVRAWQLLRCTTEVSAKAGPLVGRQAELQIFTAAAAGCRSSGRGQAFFVRGEAGIGKTRLVEEFQRVAQDHGFDCHTTLVLDFGSGAGRDAIGALVRSLLNISLADTASARCSALELAHAKGLVDQDEVVFLNDLLDLPQPPELRVLVNAMDNQTLRAGRITAVTGLVQRTSLERPVLIVVEDIHWADEMTLAHLAAIAAASARCMTIVAMTSRGEGDPLGSTWREQVAEVPLVTLDLGPLPLEDARALASGLLATSGSFVERCVERAAGNPLFLEQLLAETQQKVGTVEVPGSVQSLMQARLDRLDSDNKTALQTASVLGQRFELGALRHLLGDSSYTPNHLFEHRLLRAHGEAVLFSHVLLRDAAYETLLRSRRHDLHLAAAEWFAANEDAVSRAEHLDRAEDPRAAAAYLSAAQMLVGSYRYETALPLADRGLEIVVARGQRYELAHSRAEILERLGRIREAVAAYDLALASATDDRARCRVQIDRAGARRTIDDMDGAFTDLEQAEGIASQLGLVAELARIHFLRGNLYFPSGNTEACSREHERALELAKKAGSVELEAMAMGGLADVQFVRARMVSAYKLFDRCVRLAQEHGFVGIVAANRPMAATAQYYSGDTSAALDTALLAINEAGKVGHKRGESLAHNAAVLCYRELQQYSKAFDHLGAGLPLVKSLGARRLLAVGLYNRASLLRLTGDMDGALHQVNEALAIARETGMAFAGPRILGELALITDDPEVRASSLAEAEGLLAKGAAVLNQLEFRKSAIEACIKGGNWEAVERHANLLEDYTRSEPLAWAARIIARARERLAERRSEPTRQPPDDGS
- a CDS encoding MBL fold metallo-hydrolase; protein product: MAASDGTTAPSPHLHRDHIGGLREAGSEAFAKARYAVNATEYGFWISDARVGTATEGNHLQVLERVKPVAAKTTFVTNQQTIAPGITAVSAPGHSPGHMILLVDSEGRRLVVSADTVVHYAVGLQRPNWEVRFDMDKAGAAVTRQKVLDMIATDRVPFIGYHMPHPSVGFLEKRTEGYPFEPASYQFDI
- a CDS encoding YihY/virulence factor BrkB family protein, which gives rise to MLSRPHIKLSSVATLLVVVGGVLVALKGAHGATPDGSVETELEAGRGRDASVPEAIPVKGLRDVFWRVVHEVIDDRVTLIAAGVTFYLLLGLFPSLSALVALYGLIADPATMAGHLRELSGLLPPGAFDLIADRIKSLAESRDSTLGITFFVGLAIALWSTHSGTLAIFDAMNVAYEEKEKRGLVKLNLVGLCFTFGAMLSAATIIGLVAVMPVVLSYLWLDLFKEHMALLLRWPLLLLIAAAATTAVYRFGPSREPAKLRWMTWGAFLVTFSWFAMSVGFSFYLNHFANYDATYGTLGALIGFLVWIWLSIVILIVGGELNAELEHQTAKDTTTGAPLPMGSRGAYVADTLGETADRLR